A section of the Engraulis encrasicolus isolate BLACKSEA-1 chromosome 8, IST_EnEncr_1.0, whole genome shotgun sequence genome encodes:
- the LOC134453878 gene encoding serine/threonine-protein kinase/endoribonuclease ire-1-like: protein MPEEEVTRRDSLVFVTGNHRFRIADKGHTEVLLGLRGDGREVAIKRIEKSEDKKIHEEMKVLREKMYNSRHVVQYVDYTEDQEFAYIAMQLCEYNLEEYIKADNMMTMDKKRNIVKEFLMGLKELHDGKTIQRDIKPSNVLIDKDGCVRLADFGISRTLDPDQSTIETDKAGTKCWEATEIVAKSVGWRYKRSTDIQVAGMLVYYILSGGHHPFGDDFHCQANIADGKYSLDPLMDEEAKDLVESMINPFNPKLRPRIYDILEHPFFWDENRHRTFLKAVGEVDDVEKHLKFTADEDLDSEMKDKSFSTWKTEVTYAKPTPANQRCPTYSALASPQQSQPQAANHCNEPPRSLGVKGPQGVDAPQGMPTPKF from the exons ATGCCTGAAGAAGAAGTTACAAGAAGAGACAGCTTGGTGTTTGTCACTGGCAATCACAGATTTCGAATTGCTGATAAAGGGCACACCGAAGTCCTTTTGGGACTCCGAGGTGATGGAAGAGAAGTTGCAATCAAGAGGATCGAAAAGAGCGAAGACAAGAAGATACATGAGGAGATGAAAGTATTGCGGGAGAAAATGTATAACAGTCGACATGTTGTCCAATATGTAGATTACACAGAAGATCAAGAGTTCGCCTACATTGCTATGCAGTTGTGTGAGTACAACTTGGAAGAATACATAAAGGCAGACAACATGATGACTATGGACAAGAAGAGAAATATTGTAAAGGAGTTCCTTATGGGTCTGAAAGAGCTTCATGATGGCAAGACGATCCAACGAGATATCAAGCCAAGCAATGTTTTAATTG ACAAGGATGGTTGTGTGAGGTTAGCTGACTTTGGGATCAGTCGCACGTTAGATCCAGACCAGTCCACAATAGAAACAGATAAAGCCGGAACAAAATGCTGGGAGGCCACGGAAATTGTTGCAAAATCAGTGGGTTGGAGGTACAAAAGGAGTACTGACATTCAG GTGGCTGGCATGCTGGTTTACTACATCCTCTCTGGTGGTCACCATCCTTTTGGAGATGATTTCCACTGCCAGGCCAACATTGCTGATGGGAAATACTCTCTTGATCCTCTCATGGATGAAGAAGCCAAGGATTTGGTTGAGAGCATGATTAATCCATTCAACCCAAAATTGAGACCCCGCATATATGACATTTTGGAACATCCTTTTTTCTGGGATGAGAACAG GCACAGGACATTCCTGAAAGCAGTGGGTGAGGTTGATGATGTAGAAAAGCATTTGAAGTTCACAGCTGATGAGGATTTGGACTCTGAAATGAAAGATAAAAGCTTCAGCACATGGAAAACTGAG GTGACCTACGCCAAGCCTACTCCGGCTAACCAACGCTGTCCCACCTACTCTGCCCTGGCGTCGCCCCAACAGTCGCAGCCTCAGGCTGCTAATCACTGCAACGAGCCCCCCAGGAGCCTC